The DNA sequence TTTTTTAAAAGTTTATTTTCAGAAAAAAATATTACTAACCTGCCGACACAAAAAATAGAACTTTACAGAGAACTAATCTTTAATAATATTGAAGGTATTCTATCTGCATGCTTTCCAATTACACAAAGATATCTTGAGGTAAAATGGGAAAAGCTGATTAAGGACTTTATTAAAGATAGTAGTTTACAGAGCCCCTATCTATCTGATATTACCGAGGAGTTTTATAACTATATGCAACAAAAAGAAAATTCAGAGTTCATAGAAAACTTAATGAGATATGAACTTATTGAACTTGAGGTATTTAATGAGGATATACCTGTTGAGAAAGCAGAATTTAATCTGGAAAATAGATATACCCTTTCAAGTTCATCTTCTATTGAGTATTTTGAATATCCGGTTCATAAAATATCCCAGATAGGTTTAAACAATATAAAGGAAAAAAAGAATAACTATTTCCTTATTATATTCCAGCATCCGGACAGCAATGAAGTTGAATATATAGAAATAACTCCTGTTTTATACGAGTTTCTTGGGGAGATAACCCAAAATAATTTTGAAAAAAGCCTAAAAAAGCTAACAGAAAAATATAATCTCCCTTATGAAGATAGTTTTACAATGCTCAAAAGATTTATAAAATATCTGATAGATATGAAAGTCCTGGTTTAACTGCCAAGTAGTTCCCTTAATTTTTTTCCTATGTCCTTTTCCCTCATCAGTGATTCACCGATTAAAAATGCATCAACACAATACCCTTTTAGTTCAAGTATTTCCTTTCTACTGGATATGCCGCTTTCAGCAACAACCACCTGTGCACCTAACTCTTTAAGCTCCGGTGCAAGTTTTTTAGATAGATTTATATCTACCTTAAATGTTTCTAAATCCCTGTTGTTTATCCCAATTATAGTTGCACCAGCATTAATAGATTTTGCCCCTTCTTCAAGGCTGTGGATTTCTACCAGAGGTTCCATTCCAAACTCTCTTCCGTATTTAATTAACTCTTCCATCTCTTTTTCTGACAAAACCCTTGCTATCAGAAGAAAAGAGTCTGCCCCATAAGCATAAGCCTCTAATATTTGCCTTTTATCAATTATAAAATCCTTTCTAAGCAAGGGTATTGAGGTTATCCTTCTGACCATTTTGAGATA is a window from the Persephonella sp. genome containing:
- a CDS encoding putative DNA-binding domain-containing protein gives rise to the protein MKKETIRIYNSFFKSLFSEKNITNLPTQKIELYRELIFNNIEGILSACFPITQRYLEVKWEKLIKDFIKDSSLQSPYLSDITEEFYNYMQQKENSEFIENLMRYELIELEVFNEDIPVEKAEFNLENRYTLSSSSSIEYFEYPVHKISQIGLNNIKEKKNNYFLIIFQHPDSNEVEYIEITPVLYEFLGEITQNNFEKSLKKLTEKYNLPYEDSFTMLKRFIKYLIDMKVLV
- the trpC gene encoding indole-3-glycerol phosphate synthase TrpC encodes the protein MNILDKIIQTKKEELLDYTPDYIEFLEKKVLERDKVRDFKGALTKNEINIIAEIKKASPSKGVIREDFDPVKIAKIYEENGAAAISVLTDKTYFQGDIQYLKMVRRITSIPLLRKDFIIDKRQILEAYAYGADSFLLIARVLSEKEMEELIKYGREFGMEPLVEIHSLEEGAKSINAGATIIGINNRDLETFKVDINLSKKLAPELKELGAQVVVAESGISSRKEILELKGYCVDAFLIGESLMREKDIGKKLRELLGS